The Methanocalculus natronophilus genome contains the following window.
GATCGATCCCCCAGTATAAAGTACTTTCGATGGGGAGGGGTTATTCGAAGTTCTCCTTAATTTTTCCAAAATACGGATCCAATTGATCTGATCTGCCACAGCATGCAAAATGCTATCGAAGGCGTAGCTATTTCGTTGCGTGCCTGCAAGATGACCATATGTCACAAACAGAAGATGCTGAGCGTTTCTTTGCTGCAGATACCTTTTCACGGGAGAACGGGATTGTCCTCGAGGAGGCGGGCATTGGCCGGGCAGTTGTCTCGATGGATATCCAGGGCAGGCACAGAAACAGCCATGGAACAGTCCACGGGGGCGCCCTCTTTACGCTTGCTGACACGGCTTTCGCCCTTGCCTCGAATTCTCATGGCATACCGGCAGCGGCAATCAATGCACATATCTCCTACCTGACCGCCGCCCGTGAAGGAAAACTGAGGGCTGTTGCAGAGGAGTTTACAAAAAACCCAAAGCTTGCTTCCTATACTGTCATCATCACCGATGAAGAGGATACAAAGATCGCCATCTTCCAGGGCATGGTCTACCGGAAGACGCAGGCTCCATAACGGGAGATAGATGCAATTAGAGAGGAAGAAGCGAGGAAGGATCTGAGAGAGACAATGTGAGAGGAGAGCAGGATGAGTGGACAATGGGGATTTGGGAGTGTGTCGCTTTTGTTTCAGAAGACGAAAACTTTTTGTAAACCCACACTCATCAATGACTATCAGGGGAATATTACCCCGAATAAAACCCAAAATACCTCACCAGGAGGAAGGGTGTGATCTGAATGAATGATCTGCGGGAAAAGATTGAACAACTCAAAGATGCCGATCCCGATATCCGGAGTGAGGCAGCAGGAAAGCTTGGCAGAATGCGGGAACCTCAGGCGGTTGAGAGCCTCCTTGAAGCTCTCAGGGATACAGAGGCAGGCGTTCGAAGGCGGGCCATGAAAGCTCTTGGAAATATCCGGGATCAGCGTGCAGTTCACGACCTGATTGCCGGCCTGGAGGACGATGCCAGAAATGTACGAAGAGAAGCAGCAAAGGCACTTGGGAAGATCCGTGATCCACAGGCGATCGGCCCGCTTATAAACGCAACCAACGACACATCAGCATCTGTCCGTGAGGCAGCCGTTCAGGCACTCGGAAAGATCCGAACCCAGCAGGCAGTTGAACCAGTCACCGCCGCATTGAAGGATACGTCTGCAGAGGTACGGGAAGCGGCCGCAAAGGCGCTTGGTGCGATCCGATCCCAACGTGCGGTCAGCCAGCTCACTGGTGCACTCGGGGACTCCTCAGCAGATGTACGGCAGGCAGCAGCAAAGGCACTCGGACGAATCGGTGGCAGTGAAGCAGTTGACGAACTCACTACTGCACTGAAAGACTCCTCAAAGAAGGTTCGGAAGCGTTCAGAAAAAGCCCTGAAAAAGATACGGCGATAACCTCCCATATGAAGGCAAACCCCCCACTTTTTTCCTATGCGCCACCAGAGAAGATCCGCCCGCGTGTAACCAGAAAATTGAAACCTGGAAAACCCGGAAACTCTGCCAAAGAGAGGTTTCCAAAACACGTTTTCCCCGTATGGGCAAATACAAGACATATATTCCGGCACGTGAGTGGAGAAGTCCAAAGTGGAGGTTTTGGAGAGAGAGAAACTCTATACACGTTTTTTTGAGAGCCCGGAAAAAGATAGGTGCAAGGCAGAAGGTATTTGTTTAACGGGGGATATAGTTGTAGAAAAAGGTCATTTTACTGACAATTTTTCAAAAAAATGACCTTCAGAAGAACAAACCTGAGGCTTCTTATGAAACGAAATATAGCTATTGTATCACTTGACCAGACACCAATTGAAGAGCAGCAGATCGAACTTGTCGAGCGGAAATGTATCGGCCATCCAGACAGCATCGCTGATGGCGTTGCCGAAGCAGTCAGCCGTGCACTCTGCAGGGAATATGATGAACGCTGTGATGGTATTCTCCACCACAACACCGACCAGGGCGAGGTTGTTGCCGGTGCATCGCTCCCTGCATTTGGCGGCGGAAAGATTGTCAGGCCCATATACCTCCTTCTGACAGGCAGGGCAACAAAAGAGTTCAATGGAACAGTCATCCCTGCGGATTCCGTTTCTGTTGAAGCAGCACGCAACTACCTTGCAGAGACCCTTCCCACCCTGAACATGGAACGCGACATCATCGTCGACTGCAGGATGGGCGATGGATCAACTGATCTTCGTGATGTCTTCAAGCCTGACGGGGCATCCAGCATCCCACGGGCCAACGACACCTCGTTTGGCGTTGGCCATGCACCATTCTCTGAGGTTGAGCAGATAATCCGTGCCATGGATCAGCAGATAGCAGACAACCTGCGTCCAAAACACCCGATGATCGGGTATGACATCAAGATCATGGGTCTTCGAAACGGTGAGGATATGACATTCACAATCGCCTCGGCAATGGTCGACCGGTACTGTTCGTCGCTTGACGACTATCGCAACATGACTGCCATCATGCAGGAAGAGCTCGAGGCTGTTGCACGAAAACTTACCAGCAGGAAGGTTGAGGTTGCCGTCAATACAGCCGATGACCTCGCCAATGAAAGCATCTTCCTGACCGTGAACGGCACCTCCGCCGAGATGGGTGACGACGGATCTGTTGGCAGGGGCAACCGGATCAACGGACTCATCACCCCACACCGGCCGATGAGCATGGAAGCAGCGAGCGGGAAGAACCCGATCAACCATATTGGCAAGATCTACAACCTTCTCTCTACTGAAATCGCCCAGGAGGCGTGCACCAGGGTTGATGGGATCACCGAGATGTACGTCAGGCTCCTCTCCCAGATCGGCAAGCCGATTGACCAGCCACTCATTGCAAGCGTCCAGATTATCCCCGAGGCTGGTGCTGACTTCACCTCAGTCTCCCGTGAAGTCGAAGAGATCGTCAACGGGAAGCTTACAGATATCAGGAGTGTCACCGAGAAAGTCATCAAGGGCGAACTCAAAACCTTCTGATGAGAAATATAGCCAATATCACTTCGAAAAAAAAACTGAAGCAGGAGATCAGCTCATGTTTACACTACCCGATTATGTAGGGCCGTGCGCCTTTGGCATTAAGATGGGAGTTATCGTCCCCGGAACAGATCTCCAGGCGATGCTCCTTGAAGAGATCAGCAAAATGGATGAAGACGGGATGATTGAGGATGGTGACGTCCTTGCAATCACCGAATCGATTGTTGCCCGTGCACAGAGCAATTTTGTCAAAATAGACGATATTGCGAAAGAGATCCGAGAGCTCCTCTCTCTCAGCCCTGATGGGAAGGTGGGAGTCGTCTTCCCTATCGCGAGCCGGAACCGGTTCTCCTTCATCCTCAAGAGTATCGCACGGGCTGTACCGGATGGTGAGGTGATCGTCTGCCTCTCCTATCCCGATGACGAAGTCGGCAACCAGATCATCCCCCCCGAAGTGGCAACAGAGCTTGACCGGACGTATGCCGGACTGATCAGGTCCAGTGATATTGGCGGGGATTATACCCACCCCCTGACCGGTGTAAACTACATTACCCTCTACGAGTCGATCATCCGCGAAGCCGGAGCAGAGCCCACGGTCATACTCTGTAATGATCCGAAAAAGATTGCAGCCTTCAACCCCGATGCAGTGATCGCAGCCGACATTCATACACGGGAGAAGACAAAGGCGGCCATTGCAGCAGTGGCTCCAGCCTGCTGTACACTCCAGGACATCTGCAGCTCCACTGAGACGCCGCCTGGCTCTGAGTGGGGACTCCTTGGGAGCAACATGTCCTCTGAAGACAGGTTGAAACTGGCACCCTACCATGCAGACCAGTTTGCCTGCTCTCTTCAGGAGGCTGTCCTGAGGAAGACCCGCAAGCAGCTTGAGATCATCGTCTATGGCGATGGAGCCTACAAAGATCCTTTCAGCGGCATATACGAGCTTGCTGACCCGATCACAACCTTCGGCGCAACACCGGGGATTGGTGAAGGGCTGCGGGAAGGATTCAAAATGAAGTACCTTGTTGACCAGTTCCATGCTGAAGGACGGTCAGAAGAGGAGATTACAACGCTTCTCGAAGAAGAATATAAACGGGCACGAGAGATCCATTCAATTGAGTGTGAGGGAACAACACCACGGAGAATGAAGGATATTCTCGCAAGCCTTGCTGATCTCGTCAGTGGTTCAGCCGATGCCGGCACCCCGATGATCCTGATTAAAGGGATCTTTTCGAAAGCCTGACATTGGCCAGCCGGACACACCTGGAGAGCTGCCAGGCTCAGGCAGATTTTCACTTTTTTATCACCATAAAAGCTCGCGCAGGGCAATTGAACATTAAAAAATGCTTTGTTATGCAAAGAAAGGGGCTTCATCGAAACTATCCTCTAGTGAAGAGATAAGAACCCCTCTATCCCCCATAGGATGCCTGTACGGCTGCCAATTATCATATATCACGATCCTGAAAAGGCTGATACAGGGCTTAAAATGCCAAAAAAGACCCAAAAATTGTCATTTTATATAAAGGTACCCGACAACTACTTTTAAGAATGTCCATCTAACCAAGTATCGGTCATAATTGGCCCTTTTAGGTAAGTCCCTGATTAACAGGGATGGATGGTGTTTCAATGAATCGTCAACGTATATGTATTTCCGCTATCATTGGCGTCCTCGTCCTTGCCACACTGCTTGTTGCAGGATGTGTCGGCGAGGACCCGGCAGAGCAAAAGAAAGAGATCTCAATTGGATACGTCACCTGGGACTGTGCGATAGCCAGCACCCATGTCATCGAACAGGTCTTTGAACAGGCAGGATATGATGTCGAGATTGTTGCAGTCGATGCAGGGCCGCTCTATGCCGCACTCGCAAACGGTGATGTCGACTTCACGACAAATGCCTGGCTCCCGCATATTCACCAGCACTTCTGGGAAGAGTATGGAGAGAGAATTGATTATGTCAACGCGAATATCAAAGGGAACGGCAGACACGGGATTGTTGTCCCTGCATACGTCACCATCGACTCAATCGAAGAGATGAACGACTATGCCGACAAATTTGATAACCGAATCATCGGCGTTGAACCTGGTGCAGGTGTCATGACCATGACAGAGAATGCGATTGAAAATTATGATCTTGATTTTGAGCTCGTCGCAAGCAGCAGTGCAGGCATGGCAGCCGCACTCAGATCATCAATCAATGATGAGGAATGGATCGCCGTAACCGGATGGAGCCCCCACTGGAAGTTCGGCCGGTTCGACCTGAAGTTCCTTGACGATCCAGAGAAAGATTACGGAGAATTTGACGACATTGTCACCCTTGCCAGGATGGGTCTCAAAGAGGATGATCCCACTGCGTATGGAATCCTTGAGCGGTTCGAGTGGACTGCTGACGATATTGCGTCTGTCATGACCGATATAGAGTCCGGCATGCCCGAAGACGAGGCAGCAGCAACGTGGATCAACGCCAACCAGGCAACAGTCGATGCATGGATTGGCAACTAACACCCTTTTTTTCTACCTGCGTATCTTCACCCATACCAGGTAGCAGGCTATTGAAATAACGGAGGAATATGTGAAAGATGACATCAGAAGATTATATCGAAGTCACCCAGGACTACTATAATGGCGCTATTCACGAGATGTATAGAGAATGCTGGGGTGGCGAGAACCATCATCTCGGTATCTTTGATGAGACTGATGATTTTTACGAGGCAGCAATCAGGGCCAATGAGAACCTGGTAAGCAGGCTTTCTATCACCCCGGACACGGTAATCCTTGATGTCGGGAGCGGGTTCTGCGGCCTGCCCCGGTATATCGCAAAGAACACCGGTTGCAGGATGGTATACGGACTCAATCTCTCGCAGAAAGAGAACGAGTACGCCAGGGCAAAAAATGCAGACGAGGGTCTTGCAGAGAGGATCAGGGTAGTCGACGGGGATTACAACAACATGCCGTTTGATGAGAACACCTTTGACATTCTGGTGAGCCAGGATGCCATGCTTCACAGCCCGGATAAGGGCAGGCTTGTTGCAGAATGTGCACGTGTTCTCAAGCCAGGCGGCTGTTTTGTCTTTTCAGATATCCTTGAGATGGATACCCTCAGCCGGGAAGAGGCAGAGCGGGTCTATGCACGGGTGAAAACACCAAATATAGCAACCCGGGATCTCTATCGCGAGAAGCTTGAGGATGCTGGCTTTGAGATCCTGGAGATCCAGGATCTCGGGAGTGCGAACCTGGCAAGATCCTACCAGGAAGTCCATGATATTGTCGAGAAGAAACGGAATTATCTCGTCAATGAGAAAGGCGCTCCTGCCGAAATCATTGATGGTGCACTTGAAGGGCTCCGCTTCTGGGTTGCGAAAGGCTATGAAGATAAGATCGGCTGGGGCCTCTTCGTCGCCCGTCTCCGCGGGTAGAGAGCCAGAGTGACAGAGCTAAAGAGGACAGAAGACAAAAAACTATACAGGAAATATTTTTCAGAACGTGATGGATAATGCATACCGGAGAAGAAAAGATTCGTTGGGCTGAGCAGTATATGCCTGTTCTCAGGCAGATACGCGAGCGTTTTATAAAGGAACAGCCATTGAAAGGGGTCGTCATCGGCATGGCGCTCCATGTTGAAGCAAAGACTGCCGTGCTCACACGGACACTCGCAGCAGGCGGTGCAGAGGTGCATATCACCGGCTGCAACCCGCTCTCGACACAGGATGATGTGGCAGAAGCACTCAATGACGGTGCTATTGCCTGTTATGCCATACGCGGCTGCACAAACGAGGAGTATTACGATGGTATCGACAAGGTGCTCGATGCCCGTCCGACAATAACAATTGATGATGGAATGGATCTCATCCACCACCTTCACACAGGCAGACGGGACATCCTCCCCGGCATCCTCGGCGGGTGTGAAGAGACAACAACCGGCATTCACCGGCTCAAAGCTATGGCCGGGGAAGGAAAACTCGAATTCCCGGTTATTGCCGTCAATGACACGCCCATGAAACATTACTTCGATAATGTCCATGGGACAGGCGAGAGTTCGCTCACCGCGATCATGGCAACGACAAATATCCTGATCGCAGGAAAGCATGTTGTCGTTGCCGGGTATGGCTACTGCGGCCGCGGACTTGCCACGAAAGCCCGGGCACTCGGAGCACGGGTGATCGTGACCGAGATCGATCCCCGCCGTGCCCTCCAGGCACACTTCGATGGATTCGAGGTGATGACAATGCAGGAAGCTGCAGCTGTTGGCGAACTCTTCGTCACCACCACCGGTAATGTCGGTATCCTGAAAGAAGCCGAGTTTGCCCTGATGCGTGACGGGGCAATCCTCTCCAATGCAGGCCACTTCAATGTCGAGATCGACTGTGTTTGGCTTGAGAATAATGCAGATGATATCAGGCGCCGTGATGGTATCGACAGCTACGTCCTCGGTGACAAAACAATCCATGTGCTGGCAGAAGGCCGCCTTGTGAACCTTGCTGTTCCAAAGGGAATGGGCCATCCGATTGAGGTGATGGATCTCTCCTTTGCTGTCCAGGCACTCTCGACAGAATATATGGTAAAGCACGGCACGTCCCTTGCTCCGGGTGTCCATGACGTACCAAACGAGATGGATGAGGATATTGCACGTATCAAGCTTGCATCTCTTGGATGCTCAATTGATACACTCACCCCCGAGCAGGCGGAGTATATGTCCTCGTGGGATATCGGAACATAGGGCAGTTTGCCTGGCAGCAGGCATCTCTATCCCCTTTCCGGGCAGTGATCCAAAGAGGGTGCTCTACGCCCCCCTTCACCTTTTTCTTATCACCCGGCGAATGGGACAGCGGCACCTATCTTTATATACCATCATAGAAATCATAGTTCCTCTGATGGCTGCTGATGTACTCTTCATCAACCCACCGGATGAGAAGTCCAAGTACAAGAAGTACCTCAATATCCGGATACCGCCACTGGGCATTCTCTACATCGCAGCAGTCCTGGAAGAGCATGGGATATCCATCGAAGTGATGGACTGTGCCGCAGAAGACACAACTTTTGCTGATATCGAAAGACGGGTTGCCGCAACAGAGCCGTTCATTGTCGGAATTACTGCGACAACCCCGCTTCTTGAAGAGGCTGTGAAAGCGGCAGAGGCAGCAAAGAGGGGTGGCGCAAAGACTGTTGTCCTTGGAGGGCCGCATGCCACGTTCATGCACCAGGAGATTCTCTCTGGAACAGATGCAGTTGATATCATCATCAAGGGAGAAGGGGAATATACCTTTCTGGAACTCTACCAGGCACTTCGGGCAGAAAGCGACCTCCAGACAGTCAGCGGCCTTGTCTTCAGGTCTGGCGGGGAGATCACTGAGACAGACGACAGGCCATATCATTTGGATTTGGATGGGCTGCCGTACCCGGCCCGCCATCTCATTCCAAAAGAAAACTACCGGATTTTTGACGTCAACATGCCGATAGCAACCCTGATATGCAGCAGGGGGTGTCCAATGGCCTGTTCATTCTGTGCGTCATCAGCTCTTCATGGAAAGGTGATCCG
Protein-coding sequences here:
- a CDS encoding HEAT repeat domain-containing protein → MNDLREKIEQLKDADPDIRSEAAGKLGRMREPQAVESLLEALRDTEAGVRRRAMKALGNIRDQRAVHDLIAGLEDDARNVRREAAKALGKIRDPQAIGPLINATNDTSASVREAAVQALGKIRTQQAVEPVTAALKDTSAEVREAAAKALGAIRSQRAVSQLTGALGDSSADVRQAAAKALGRIGGSEAVDELTTALKDSSKKVRKRSEKALKKIRR
- a CDS encoding PaaI family thioesterase, with the protein product MSQTEDAERFFAADTFSRENGIVLEEAGIGRAVVSMDIQGRHRNSHGTVHGGALFTLADTAFALASNSHGIPAAAINAHISYLTAAREGKLRAVAEEFTKNPKLASYTVIITDEEDTKIAIFQGMVYRKTQAP
- a CDS encoding SAM-dependent methyltransferase, which produces MTSEDYIEVTQDYYNGAIHEMYRECWGGENHHLGIFDETDDFYEAAIRANENLVSRLSITPDTVILDVGSGFCGLPRYIAKNTGCRMVYGLNLSQKENEYARAKNADEGLAERIRVVDGDYNNMPFDENTFDILVSQDAMLHSPDKGRLVAECARVLKPGGCFVFSDILEMDTLSREEAERVYARVKTPNIATRDLYREKLEDAGFEILEIQDLGSANLARSYQEVHDIVEKKRNYLVNEKGAPAEIIDGALEGLRFWVAKGYEDKIGWGLFVARLRG
- a CDS encoding methionine adenosyltransferase, whose product is MKRNIAIVSLDQTPIEEQQIELVERKCIGHPDSIADGVAEAVSRALCREYDERCDGILHHNTDQGEVVAGASLPAFGGGKIVRPIYLLLTGRATKEFNGTVIPADSVSVEAARNYLAETLPTLNMERDIIVDCRMGDGSTDLRDVFKPDGASSIPRANDTSFGVGHAPFSEVEQIIRAMDQQIADNLRPKHPMIGYDIKIMGLRNGEDMTFTIASAMVDRYCSSLDDYRNMTAIMQEELEAVARKLTSRKVEVAVNTADDLANESIFLTVNGTSAEMGDDGSVGRGNRINGLITPHRPMSMEAASGKNPINHIGKIYNLLSTEIAQEACTRVDGITEMYVRLLSQIGKPIDQPLIASVQIIPEAGADFTSVSREVEEIVNGKLTDIRSVTEKVIKGELKTF
- a CDS encoding glycine betaine ABC transporter substrate-binding protein yields the protein MNRQRICISAIIGVLVLATLLVAGCVGEDPAEQKKEISIGYVTWDCAIASTHVIEQVFEQAGYDVEIVAVDAGPLYAALANGDVDFTTNAWLPHIHQHFWEEYGERIDYVNANIKGNGRHGIVVPAYVTIDSIEEMNDYADKFDNRIIGVEPGAGVMTMTENAIENYDLDFELVASSSAGMAAALRSSINDEEWIAVTGWSPHWKFGRFDLKFLDDPEKDYGEFDDIVTLARMGLKEDDPTAYGILERFEWTADDIASVMTDIESGMPEDEAAATWINANQATVDAWIGN
- a CDS encoding coenzyme F420-0:L-glutamate ligase, translating into MFTLPDYVGPCAFGIKMGVIVPGTDLQAMLLEEISKMDEDGMIEDGDVLAITESIVARAQSNFVKIDDIAKEIRELLSLSPDGKVGVVFPIASRNRFSFILKSIARAVPDGEVIVCLSYPDDEVGNQIIPPEVATELDRTYAGLIRSSDIGGDYTHPLTGVNYITLYESIIREAGAEPTVILCNDPKKIAAFNPDAVIAADIHTREKTKAAIAAVAPACCTLQDICSSTETPPGSEWGLLGSNMSSEDRLKLAPYHADQFACSLQEAVLRKTRKQLEIIVYGDGAYKDPFSGIYELADPITTFGATPGIGEGLREGFKMKYLVDQFHAEGRSEEEITTLLEEEYKRAREIHSIECEGTTPRRMKDILASLADLVSGSADAGTPMILIKGIFSKA
- a CDS encoding adenosylhomocysteinase, which translates into the protein MHTGEEKIRWAEQYMPVLRQIRERFIKEQPLKGVVIGMALHVEAKTAVLTRTLAAGGAEVHITGCNPLSTQDDVAEALNDGAIACYAIRGCTNEEYYDGIDKVLDARPTITIDDGMDLIHHLHTGRRDILPGILGGCEETTTGIHRLKAMAGEGKLEFPVIAVNDTPMKHYFDNVHGTGESSLTAIMATTNILIAGKHVVVAGYGYCGRGLATKARALGARVIVTEIDPRRALQAHFDGFEVMTMQEAAAVGELFVTTTGNVGILKEAEFALMRDGAILSNAGHFNVEIDCVWLENNADDIRRRDGIDSYVLGDKTIHVLAEGRLVNLAVPKGMGHPIEVMDLSFAVQALSTEYMVKHGTSLAPGVHDVPNEMDEDIARIKLASLGCSIDTLTPEQAEYMSSWDIGT